A genomic region of Nymphaea colorata isolate Beijing-Zhang1983 chromosome 2, ASM883128v2, whole genome shotgun sequence contains the following coding sequences:
- the LOC116249230 gene encoding double-stranded RNA-binding protein 3-like produces the protein MYKNQLQELAQRSCFNLPSYACIREGPDHAPRFRATVNFNGEIFEGPSYCTTLRQAEHAAAEVALNTLSTRGPPKSLAAKVLDETGVYKNLLQETAHRAGLNLPVYTTVRSGPGHLPVFTCTVELAGMSFNGDPARTKKQAEKNAAMTAWSALKLLPNLSSSQISKEPVNGGEEQDQVIVARALSDLSPKDENSKLARQREHHQNIARKRIMMNYRSKNAINFQNSSHQRQWRSSDLLLEITPGPTMQQPQPQPQSQPQPHPPMSVFLGLPAPQCSKLLPPLYQQKPKEPSSQSSTSLHEAPSSLAKQNQTRVLPVQISSLPQARLQEMSTPLDEHRNDEEEWLNGEKTEVANRIMQTEANANGSASVFRPKANFSSHLAPPNLQLGQKTQETQMGSPMNFRIPPPQSSMTRRSPMVHPRRFCGPDFPTHAMAPAVQIRSVIPVCAAPPTKPPPAPPEQTQKQEPSCSDSLSIAEAGSKMANLSI, from the exons ATGTATAAGAACCAATTACAAGAATTAGCACAAAGAAGCTGCTTCAATCTTCCTTCATATGCCTGTATCAGGGAAGGGCCAGATCATGCACCAAGATTTAGAGCCACTGTGAACTTCAACGGGGAGATCTTTGAAGGGCCGAGCTATTGCACAACTCTGAGACAGGCCGAACATGCTGCTGCTGAGGTAGCACTGAACACTCTCTCGACAAGAGGACCCCCCAAGTCTCTAGCCGCAAAGGTCCTG GATGAGACTGGAGTTTACAAGAACTTGCTTCAAGAGACTGCCCATAGAGCAGGCTTAAACCTGCCTGTTTATACCACTGTGAGATCAGGCCCAGGCCATTTGCCTGTATTCACCTGTACCGTGGAGCTTGCTGGTATGAGCTTCAATGGAGATCCAGCAAGAACAAAGAAACAAGCAGAGAAGAATGCAGCCATGACGGCCTGGTCTGCTCTGAAGCTAT TGCCAAATCTGAGTTCATCCCAAATCAGCAAGGAACCTGTTAATGGCGGTGAAGAGCAGGATCAAGTGATTGTTGCTAGAGCCCTCTCTGACCTCAGCCCCAAAGATGAGAACAGCAAACTAGCAAGACAAAGAGAGCACCATCAGAATATAGCTAGGAAGCGAATCATGATGAACTACAGAAGCAAGAACGCAATTAATTTCCAGAACTCTTCTCACCAAAGGCAATGGAGGTCCTCAGATTTGTTATTAGAGATAACACCAGGTCCAACGATGCAACAGCCGCAACCGCAACCACAATCACAGCCACAACCACACCCTCCAATGAGCGTCTTCCTTGGACTCCCTGCTCCGCAGTGTTCCAAACTTTTACCCCCTCTTTACCAGCAGAAGCCCAAGGAACCATCATCTCAGTCAAGTACCTCGCTCCACGAAGCGCCATCTTCCCTAGCCAAACAAAATCAAACCAGAGTCCTTCCTGTACAAATTAGCAGCCTTCCTCAGGCCAGACTACAAGAGATGTCAACTCCTTTGGACGAGCATCGGAATGATGAAGAGGAATGGCTCAATGGGGAAAAGACAGAAGTTGCAAATAGAATTATGCAGACAGAAGCCAATGCCAATGGCTCAGCTAGTGTTTTCCGGCCGAAAGCCAACTTCTCCAGCCATCTTGCACCACCGAATCTTCAGCTTGGCCAGAAGACTCAAGAAACCCAGATGGGATCACCCATGAATTTCAGAATCCCACCACCACAATCTTCAATGACTCGCAGGTCTCCTATGGTTCATCCGAGAAGATTCTGCGGTCCAGACTTCCCCACACATGCAATGGCTCCTGCTGTTCAAATACGCTCAGTGATACCGGTCTGTGCTGCACCACCAACAAAGCCTCCCCCAGCTCCTCCAGAACAGACTCAGAAGCAAGAGCCCTCTTGTTCAGATTCACTGAGCATTGCAGAGGCCGGTTCAAAGATGGCCAATCTCTCGATATAA